From a region of the Saccharomyces cerevisiae S288C chromosome IX, complete sequence genome:
- the MOB1 gene encoding Mob1p (Component of the mitotic exit network; associates with and is required for the activation and Cdc15p-dependent phosphorylation of the Dbf2p kinase; required for cytokinesis and cell separation; component of the CCR4 transcriptional complex; relocalizes from cytoplasm to the nuclear periphery upon DNA replication stress) — protein sequence MSFLQNFHISPGQTIRSTRGFKWNTANAANNAGSVSPTKATPHNNTINGNNNNANTINNRADFTNNPVNGYNESDHGRMSPVLTTPKRHAPPPEQLQNVTDFNYTPSHQKPFLQPQAGTTVTTHQDIKQIVEMTLGSEGVLNQAVKLPRGEDENEWLAVHCVDFYNQINMLYGSITEFCSPQTCPRMIATNEYEYLWAFQKGQPPVSVSAPKYVECLMRWCQDQFDDESLFPSKVTGTFPEGFIQRVIQPILRRLFRVYAHIYCHHFNEILELNLQTVLNTSFRHFCLFAQEFELLRPADFGPLLELVMELRDR from the exons ATGTCTTTTCTACAAAATTT TCATATAAGTCCCGGCCAAACAATAAGATCTACTAGAGGTTTCAAGTGGAATACTGCCAATGCAGCTAATAATGCAGGCTCTGTATCGCCTACTAAGGCAACTCCCCATAACAATACTATTAACggcaataataataatgcCAATACTATTAACAATAGAGCAGATTTTACAAACAATCCAGTAAACGGATATAATGAAAGCGACCATGGAAGGATGTCTCCCGTCCTCACTACGCCAAAGAGGCACGCCCCTCCGCCTGAACAATTACAAAATGTAACGGACTTTAACTATACACCATCGCATCAGAAGCCGTTTCTACAACCGCAAGCAGGTACGACAGTTACAACACATCAAGACATCAAGCAAATTGTGGAGATGACACTGGGGTCTGAGGGAGTCCTTAACCAAGCTGTGAAGTTACCGCGTGGTGAGGATGAGAATGAATGGCTAGCGGTTCATTGCGTGGATTTTTACAATCAGATTAATATGTTATACGGGTCCATCACAGAATTTTGCTCCCCACAAACATGCCCGAGGATGATAGCGACGAACGAATATGAATATCTTTGGGCATTTCAAAAGGGTCAGCCCCCCGTTTCGGTAAGTGCCCCTAAGTATGTGGAATGTTTGATGAGGTGGTGTCAAGACCAATTTGATGACGAAtctctttttccttccaaAGTCACCGGTACCTTCCCGGAGGGATTCATCCAACGAGTAATTCAACCAATTCTAAGGCGATTATTCAGAGTTTATGCGCATATTTACTGTCATCATTTTAATGAAATTCTTGAACTAAATTTACAAACCGTACTAAACACAAGTTTTAGacatttttgtctttttgcACAAGAGTTCGAACTACTAAGACCGGCTGATTTTGGTCCGCTGTTAGAATTAGTGATGGAGTTGAGGGATAGGTAG
- the PFK26 gene encoding 6-phosphofructo-2-kinase (6-phosphofructo-2-kinase; inhibited by phosphoenolpyruvate and sn-glycerol 3-phosphate; has negligible fructose-2,6-bisphosphatase activity; transcriptional regulation involves protein kinase A) — translation MFKPVDFSETSPVPPDIDLAPTQSPHHVAPSQDSSYDLLSRSSDDKIDAEKGPHDELSKHLPLFQKRPLSDTPISSNWNSPGITEENTPSDSPENSATNLKSLHRLHINDETQLKNAKIPTNDTTDYMPPSDGANEVTRIDLKDIKSPTRHHKRRPTTIDVPGLTKSKTSPDGLISKEDSGSKLVIVMVGLPATGKSFITNKLSRFLNYSLYYCKVFNVGNTRRKFAKEHGLKDQDSKFFEPKNADSTRLRDKWAMDTLDELLDYLLEGSGSVGIFDATNTSRERRKNVLARIRKRSPHLKVLFLESVCSDHALVQKNIRLKLFGPDYKGKDPESSLKDFKSRLANYLKAYEPIEDDENLQYIKMIDVGKKVIAYNIQGFLASQTVYYLLNFNLADRQIWITRSGESEDNVSGRIGGNSHLTPRGLRFAKSLPKFIARQREIFYQNLMQQKKNNENTDGNIYNDFFVWTSMRARTIGTAQYFNEDDYPIKQMKMLDELSAGDYDGMTYPEIKNNFPEEFEKRQKDKLRYRYPGIGGESYMDVINRLRPVITELERIEDNVLIITHRVVARALLGYFMNLSMGIIANLDVPLHCVYCLEPKPYGITWSLWEYDEASDSFSKVPQTDLNTTRVKEVGLVYNERRYSVIPTAPPSARSSFASDFLSRKRSNPTSASSSQSELSEQPKNSVSAQTGSNNTTLIGSNFNIKNENGDSRIPLSAPLMATNTSNNILDGGGTSISIHRPRVVPNQNNVNPLLANNNKAASNVPNVKKSAATPRQIFEIDKVDEKLSMLKNKSFLLHGKDYPNNADNNDNEDIRAKTMNRSQSHV, via the coding sequence ATGTTCAAACCAGTAGACTTCTCTGAAACATCTCCTGTGCCGCCTGATATTGATCTTGCTCCTACACAATCTCCACACCATGTGGCACCTAGTCAAGACTCCAGTTATGATCTTTTATCCCGGAGTTCCgatgataaaattgatGCTGAAAAGGGTCCGCATGATGAATTATCTAAGCACTTACCACTTTTTCAGAAAAGACCTTTGAGCGATACTCCTATATCGAGCAATTGGAACTCTCCTGGAATcactgaagaaaatacaCCTTCTGACTCTCCTGAAAATAGCGCTACTAATTTGAAATCGCTACATCGATTGCATATTAACGACGAAACGCAACTAAAAAATGCTAAAATTCCCACAAACGATACTACTGACTACATGCCTCCTTCAGATGGAGCAAATGAGGTAACTCGGATTGATTTGAAAGACATTAAATCACCTACGAGACACCATAAAAGAAGACCTACCACCATCGATGTTCCTGGTTTAACAAAGTCTAAAACATCTCCAGATGGTCTCATATCAAAGGAAGATAGTGGATCAAAGTTAGTGATTGTCATGGTCGGACTGCCAGCTACGGGAAAGTCATTTATTACAAATAAATTATCCAgatttttaaattattcTTTATACTATTGTAAAGTGTTTAATGTCGGTAACACTAGAAGGAAGTTTGCTAAGGAGCATGGCCTAAAGGACCAGGATTCAAAGTTTTTCGAGCCGAAAAACGCCGACTCTACTAGGTTGAGAGACAAATGGGCCATGGATACTCTGGATGAATTGCTAGATTATTTATTAGAAGGTTCAGGATCTGTGGGAATTTTTGATGCTACAAATACCTCTCgtgaaagaagaaaaaacgtTCTGGCTAGAATCAGAAAGAGAAGTCCTCATTTGAAggttttatttttagaaTCTGTTTGTTCGGATCATGCACTGGTACAGAAAAATATTAGACTCAAATTATTTGGTCCAGATTACAAAGGTAAAGATCCTGAAAGCtctttaaaagattttaaAAGTCGCCTGGCAAACTACTTGAAAGCCTATGAACCAATTGAGGATGACGAAAATTTGCAGTACATCAAAATGATAGATGTGGGAAAGAAAGTCATCGCATACAATATTCAAGGGTTTTTAGCTTCGCAGACGGTATATTATTTGttaaatttcaatttggCTGACAGACAAATTTGGATAACGAGAAGTGGCGAGAGCGAAGATAATGTTAGTGGCCGTATAGGCGGAAATTCCCATTTGACTCCTCGTGGTCTAAGATTTGCTAAAAGTCtaccaaaattcattgCCAGACAGAgagaaatattttatcaaaatctcatgcaacaaaaaaagaataatgaaaatacaGATGGGAACATTTATAATGACTTTTTCGTTTGGACCAGCATGCGTGCTAGGACTATAGGGACTGCTCAATATTTCAACGAAGATGATTATCCTATCaaacaaatgaaaatgttAGATGAGTTAAGTGCAGGTGATTATGATGGTATGACATATCcagaaattaaaaacaacTTTCCTGAAGAATTCGAAAAAAGACAGAAAGATAAGTTGAGATACAGATACCCTGGTATTGGCGGTGAATCGTATATGGACGTTATTAATAGACTCAGACCTGTTATCACAGAACTAGAAAGAATCGAGGATAACGTTCTTATTATTACACACCGGGTGGTGGCAAGAGCCTTATTGGGTTATTTTATGAACTTGAGTATGGGTATTATTGCCAATTTGGATGTCCCATTACATTGTGTATATTGCCTAGAACCAAAACCATATGGAATCACTTGGTCATTATGGGAGTATGATGAAGCATCGGATTCATTTTCTAAGGTCCCACAAACGGACTTGAATACCACCAGAGTAAAGGAGGTTGGCCTTGTTTataatgaaagaagatattCTGTTATACCAACAGCTCCGCCAAGTGCAAGAAGCAGCTTTGCAAGTGACTTTTTGTCAAGAAAAAGATCTAATCCTACTTCTGCATCTTCATCCCAGAGTGAATTATCAGAACAACCCAAGAATAGCGTTAGTGCTCAAACTGGCAGCAATAATACCACTCTCATTGGGAGCAACTTTAACATcaagaatgaaaatggtGATTCGAGAATACCATTATCTGCACCACTTATGGCCACTAATACTTCTAATAACATCTTAGATGGTGGAGGTACCTCAATTTCGATACATCGTCCCAGGGTTGTTCCAAATCAAAACAACGTGAATCCTCTTTTGGCTAACAACAATAAAGCGGCTTCTAATGTACCTAATGTAAAGAAGTCAGCGGCTACACCAAggcaaatttttgaaatagatAAAGTGGACGAAAAGTTATCcatgttgaaaaataaaagtttTCTATTACATGGAAAGGATTATCCTAATAATGCTGATAATAATGACAACGAAGATATAAGGGCAAAAACCATGAATCGCAGCCAAAGTCACGTttaa
- a CDS encoding putative metalloendopeptidase (Putative metalloendopeptidase; forms cytoplasmic foci upon DNA replication stress), protein MVGSKDIDLFNLRENEQIVSPCLIVHGKCNKQNGAKTVQVQHPQLPPITYPIHNQFFKATVILTPGENKLTFVTDTNTARTIVCYYTPLTQNPPVHLCLILAKDSPLQFDSPREQKDREGGNGLELAIKKLRLGARLMQAYTNEQMLRNSMGNRTFPFVEEFTWDTLFERPAMRNTIKIHVVRSEKTVKEIQDPDIAQQNSKGKNTGALFGIAMDALKSYGGPFTNNEKPVQAACMFLDTHWDGKLIRGHAALGGGDDSIKLAIFGSHGLYSWPTCLEQLVPYFTDETRSSTSEVANDCNECGTYWECLTITLGAFMHEIGHLLGCPHQESGVMLRGYTTLNRSFLTKEAYSVRTNSTGASPPIFPKEECTWNRLDTVRFLYHPSFTLPQDYYDPSFMRPTKLGGYPNIKHSVYPLGNGSCRILSPTGIYLIEIICDDLARGHIEYLPVSLGGQGPQREVIVTLDDLRARLPKNELAKFGNTFKLKILSVNAPETEFDKFPSLLDVQPLDMSKYGFSKNVQGIKSPLYGRSDGGNAVGVVAFDVRLVTAVRIYHGYALDGVRFYYKEKPTGTKDAPASKPSVPPRNYFSKITHSIKNHASINEENLKSVLFGHETQNFTDATLEPGEIIIGFNLRCGAWVDAIQIITSHGRMTDMFGNKDGGGFAELQPPNGQYILGVTGRVGQWVDAFGIIYGAL, encoded by the coding sequence atggTAGGCTCGAAGGATATTGATCTATTCAACCTGAGAGAGAACGAGCAAATCGTTTCTCCTTGTCTTATCGTGCACGGAAAATGCAATAAGCAAAATGGTGCGAAGACCGTTCAAGTGCAGCATCCACAATTGCCTCCAATTACTTACCCCATACATAATCAGTTCTTCAAGGCCACTGTGATATTGACTCCTGGTGAGAACAAGTTGACCTTTGTTACAGACACTAACACCGCTAGGACAATCGTATGTTACTACACACCACTGACGCAGAACCCTCCCGTACACCTGTGTCTGATCTTGGCCAAGGATTCGCCTTTACAGTTTGACTCTCCTCGAGAACAGAAGGACAGAGAGGGCGGGAATGGCCTCGAATTGGCAATCAAGAAGCTAAGACTTGGGGCCAGACTCATGCAAGCGTACACGAACGAGCAAATGCTGAGAAACAGTATGGGAAATAGGACGTTTCcctttgttgaagaatttaCCTGGGACACGCTGTTCGAACGGCCTGCTATGAGAAACACCATCAAAATACATGTAGTTCGTTCGGAAAAGACGGTGAAGGAAATCCAGGACCCTGACATAGCTCAACAGAATTCCAAAGGGAAAAACACCGGCGCCCTTTTTGGGATAGCCATGGACGCCCTTAAAAGTTACGGCGGACCCTTCACCAATAACGAAAAGCCTGTTCAGGCAGCTTGTATGTTTCTAGACACCCACTGGGATGGTAAGTTGATTAGAGGCCACGCCGCATTGGGTGGGGGTGACGACAGCATTAAGCTCGCCATTTTTGGGTCGCACGGGCTTTACTCATGGCCTACTTGTCTCGAGCAATTGGTGCCTTATTTTACTGATGAGACAAGATCCTCCACCAGTGAAGTCGCCAACGACTGTAATGAGTGTGGTACTTACTGGGAATGTTTGACTATCACGTTGGGAGCATTTATGCATGAGATTGGTCACTTACTGGGTTGTCCTCATCAGGAAAGCGGTGTTATGCTAAGAGGCTATACCACTTTGAATAGGTCTTTCTTGACTAAAGAGGCTTATTCTGTAAGAACTAATTCAACTGGTGCTAGTCCTCCCATCTTCCCCAAGGAAGAATGTACCTGGAACCGTCTCGATACGGTAAGATTTTTGTACCACCCCTCTTTCACTTTACCACAGGATTATTACGATCCATCGTTCATGAGACCTACAAAATTGGGCGGATACCCCAATATAAAACACTCTGTATATCCTTTGGGTAACGGCAGTTGCCGCATATTATCGCCCACAGGAATCTATTTGATTGAAATTATATGTGATGATTTGGCCAGGGGCCATATTGAATACTTGCCGGTTTCCCTAGGTGGACAGGGGCCTCAACGGGAAGTTATAGTAACATTAGATGATTTACGTGCCAGGTTGCCCAAGAATGAACTCGCCAAGTTTGGCAATACcttcaaattgaaaattctttctgtTAATGCACCGGAAACCGAGTTCGACAAGTTCCCATCTTTGTTAGATGTTCAGCCATTAGACATGTCGAAATATGGGTTTTCTAAAAATGTTCAAGGTATCAAATCACCACTTTATGGTCGCAGCGACGGTGGTAATGCTGTCGGCGTCGTCGCTTTTGATGTTAGATTAGTCACTGCTGTGAGAATATACCATGGCTATGCATTAGATGGTGTGAGGTTTTATTACAAGGAAAAACCAACTGGAACAAAGGATGCTCCCGCATCCAAGCCCTCTGTACCACCAAGAAAttatttctcaaaaattACACATAGTATCAAAAATCATGCTTCAATAAACGAAGAAAATCTAAAAAGTGTACTCTTTGGACATGAAACACAAAATTTTACGGATGCTACACTAGAACCGGGTGAAATAATCATTGGGTTTAATCTGAGGTGCGGAGCTTGGGTTGATGCTATCCAAATTATAACGAGTCATGGGAGAATGACCGACATGTTTGGTAACAAAGACGGAGGTGGGTTCGCTGAATTGCAGCCACCTAATGGCCAATATATCCTAGGTGTGACTGGCAGAGTCGGTCAATGGGTCGACGCCTTCGGAATTATTTACGGAGCTTTATAG
- the HPM1 gene encoding protein-histidine N-methyltransferase (AdoMet-dependent methyltransferase; involved in a novel 3-methylhistidine modification of multiple proteins, including ribosomal protein Rpl3p; seven beta-strand MTase family member; null mutant exhibits a weak vacuolar protein sorting defect and caspofungin resistance) has translation MSFSFGFTSNDFDDDELVAQPETFVESSKENENTTAYINPLDSDFLSQAGVVQPNVEDLGTILESLKDVRLTFEEFQSPIYRKPLIKRELFDVKHQLMLETDAQSNNNSTELDILLGDTSEDLRKNIYEGGLKSWECSYDLVDLLSENVDRISNDIDAVVEIGCGTALPSEFLFRSALLRNDRSKGLKFVLTDYNASVLRLVTIPNLVITWAKTVLTKEQWYALQKDECEDIPINNEELLLTSKLLAAFYDDVQSRNISVTLISGSWGRKFSNLIHEVLSGSQKVLSLSSETIYQPDNLPVIAETILDIHNLPQTDVKTYVAAKDIYFGVGGSITEFEAYLDDKINSEHLPIHSERFKVNSGLKRSIICIETNKAIR, from the coding sequence TTCCAATGactttgatgatgatgagcTTGTTGCTCAACCTGAAACATTCGTTGAAAGCAGcaaagaaaacgaaaataCCACTGCTTACATCAATCCATTAGATTCGGATTTCTTGTCGCAAGCTGGAGTTGTGCAGCCAAATGTGGAAGACCTAGGAACAATATTGGAAAGTCTTAAGGATGTTAGATTGACATTTGAAGAGTTCCAATCTCCGATATATAGAAAACCATTGATCAAGAGGGAACTATTCGATGTCAAACATCAGCTAATGTTAGAGACAGATGCCCAATCCAACAACAACTCCACGGAACTGGACATTTTACTAGGTGATACTTCTGAAGATTTGAGAAAGAACATCTATGAAGGTGGGTTGAAATCATGGGAGTGCTCTTATGATTTAGTTGATTTGTTGTCAGAGAACGTTGATAGAATAAGCAACGATATCGACGCGGTTGTCGAAATAGGCTGTGGTACGGCACTACCCTCagagtttcttttcagatCTGCTCTTCTACGGAATGATAGAAGTAAAGGTTTAAAGTTTGTTTTGACTGACTATAATGCCAGTGTATTAAGATTAGTTACCATACCGAATTTGGTTATAACATGGGCTAAAACGGTTTTGACAAAGGAACAATGGTACGCCTTACAGAAAGACGAATGTGAAGATATTCCAATAAATAATGAGGAACTGCTTCTTACCTCAAAGCTGTTAGCTGCCTTTTACGACGATGTACAAAGCAGGAATATCAGCGTCACTCTTATATCAGGATCGTGGGGACGTAAATTTAGTAATTTGATCCATGAAGTACTCTCAGGTAGCCAAAAAGTCCTTTCATTATCCTCAGAAACAATTTATCAACCTGACAATTTGCCCGTTATAGCGGAAACAATACTTGACATACACAATTTACCACAAACCGATGTCAAAACTTACGTAGCCGCAAAGgatatttattttggaGTCGGTGGTAGCATCACTGAATTTGAAGCTTATTTGGACGACAAAATAAACTCCGAACATCTACCAATTCATTCTGAAAGGTTTAAAGTTAACTCTGGCTTAAAAAGGTCGATTATATGCattgaaacaaataaaGCTATCCGATAG
- the SEC24 gene encoding COPII subunit SEC24 (Component of the Sec23p-Sec24p heterodimer of the COPII vesicle coat; required for cargo selection during vesicle formation in ER to Golgi transport; homologous to Sfb3p; SEC24 has a paralog, SFB2, that arose from the whole genome duplication) — protein MSHHKKRVYPQAQLQYGQNATPLQQPAQFMPPQDPAAAGMSYGQMGMPPQGAVPSMGQQQFLTPAQEQLHQQIDQATTSMNDMHLHNVPLVDPNAYMQPQVPVQMGTPLQQQQQPMAAPAYGQPSAAMGQNMRPMNQLYPIDLLTELPPPITDLTLPPPPLVIPPERMLVPSELSNASPDYIRSTLNAVPKNSSLLKKSKLPFGLVIRPYQHLYDDIDPPPLNEDGLIVRCRRCRSYMNPFVTFIEQGRRWRCNFCRLANDVPMQMDQSDPNDPKSRYDRNEIKCAVMEYMAPKEYTLRQPPPATYCFLIDVSQSSIKSGLLATTINTLLQNLDSIPNHDERTRISILCVDNAIHYFKIPLDSENNEESADQINMMDIADLEEPFLPRPNSMVVSLKACRQNIETLLTKIPQIFQSNLITNFALGPALKSAYHLIGGVGGKIIVVSGTLPNLGIGKLQRRNESGVVNTSKETAQLLSCQDSFYKNFTIDCSKVQITVDLFLASEDYMDVASLSNLSRFTAGQTHFYPGFSGKNPNDIVKFSTEFAKHISMDFCMETVMRARGSTGLRMSRFYGHFFNRSSDLCAFSTMPRDQSYLFEVNVDESIMADYCYVQVAVLLSLNNSQRRIRIITLAMPTTESLAEVYASADQLAIASFYNSKAVEKALNSSLDDARVLINKSVQDILATYKKEIVVSNTAGGAPLRLCANLRMFPLLMHSLTKHMAFRSGIVPSDHRASALNNLESLPLKYLIKNIYPDVYSLHDMADEAGLPVQTEDGEATGTIVLPQPINATSSLFERYGLYLIDNGNELFLWMGGDAVPALVFDVFGTQDIFDIPIGKQEIPVVENSEFNQRVRNIINQLRNHDDVITYQSLYIVRGASLSEPVNHASAREVATLRLWASSTLVEDKILNNESYREFLQIMKARISK, from the coding sequence ATGTCTCATCACAAGAAACGTGTTTACCCACAAGCTCAGCTCCAGTATGGACAAAATGCCACCCCTCTACAACAGCCAGCACAATTCATGCCTCCGCAGGATCCTGCTGCAGCTGGAATGAGCTATGGTCAGATGGGAATGCCGCCACAGGGTGCAGTCCCTTCCATGGGGCAGCAACAATTCCTAACCCCTGCTCAAGAACAGTTACACCAGCAAATTGATCAGGCCACCACTTCCATGAACGATATGCATCTGCACAACGTACCGCTAGTCGATCCTAACGCTTATATGCAGCCACAGGTTCCCGTGCAAATGGGCACACCTTtgcagcaacagcaacaaccAATGGCAGCGCCTGCGTATGGCCAACCTAGCGCCGCAATGGGCCAAAACATGAGGCCCATGAACCAGTTGTATCCAATCGATCTGTTGACGGAATTGCCTCCTCCAATTACCGATCTGACCTTGCCTCCCCCACCGTTGGTTATTCCTCCAGAAAGGATGTTAGTTCCTTCTGAATTGTCCAATGCGTCTCCAGATTATATCAGGTCGACCTTGAACGCCGTTCCTAAGAACAGCTCCCTGCTGAAGAAGTCTAAACTTCCATTTGGGCTTGTTATCAGACCATACCAACACTTGTACGACGATATCGACCCGCCTCCATTGAATGAAGATGGACTTATTGTCCGTTGTCGTCGTTGTCGTTCTTACATGAACCCTTTTGTCACTTTTATCGAGCAAGGCAGAAGATGGAGATGTAACTTTTGTCGTCTGGCCAATGACGTTCCTATGCAAATGGACCAGAGCGATCCAAACGACCCAAAGAGTAGATACGACagaaatgaaatcaaaTGTGCTGTGATGGAATATATGGCCCCAAAGGAATATACTCTAAGACAACCACCTCCAGCCACTTACTGTTTCCTGATCGATGTCTCCCAGTCCTCTATCAAGAGTGGGTTACTGGCCACTACCATCAACACCCTTTTGCAAAATCTTGATTCCATTCCAAACCATGATGAAAGAACCAGAATTTCCATCTTATGTGTAGACAACGCCATTCACTACTTTAAAATCCCATTGGATTCTGAAAACAATGAAGAGTCCGCCGATCAAATCAACATGATGGATATTGCCGACCTGGAAGAGCCTTTCTTGCCCAGACCAAACTCTATGGTTGTGTCCTTAAAGGCCTGCAGACAAAACATTGAAACTTTATTGACCAAGATTCCTCAAATCTTCCAATCTAATTTAATCACAAATTTCGCACTGGGCCCCGCTTTGAAATCCGCTTATCATTTAATTGGTGGCGTTGGTGGTAAAATAATTGTTGTGTCAGGTACTTTGCCCAACTTAGGCATAGGAAAATTACAAAGGAGAAATGAAAGTGGTGTTGTTAATACATCCAAGGAAACTGCACAACTACTTTCCTGTCAAGACTCATTTTATAAGAATTTCACCATCGATTGTTCTAAAGTACAGATTACTGTcgatttatttttggctTCTGAAGATTATATGGACGTTGCATCACTATCGAATTTGAGTCGTTTCACTGCTGGTCAAACGCATTTCTATCCTGGTTTTTCAGGCAAGAACCCAAATGATATTGTCAAATTTTCCACTGAGTTTGCCAAGCACATTTCCATGGATTTCTGTATGGAAACCGTAATGAGAGCCCGTGGTTCCACAGGTTTGAGAATGAGTAGATTCTATGGTCACTTCTTCAATAGATCATCTGATTTATGTGCATTTTCCACCATGCCAAGAGATCAATCATACTTATTCGAAGTTAACGTTGATGAATCCATTATGGCTGACTATTGTTATGTTCAAGTAGCGGTACTTTTATCTCTGAATAATAGTCAACGTAGAATAAGAATTATAACATTGGCTATGCCAACCACGGAATCGTTGGCAGAAGTCTACGCATCTGCTGACCAATTAGCTATAGCGTCGTTTTACAACTCGAAGGCGGTGGAGAAAGCATTGAATTCCAGTTTGGACGATGCAAGAGTATTGATCAACAAATCCGTGCAAGATATCTTAGCCACGTACAAGAAGGAAATAGTGGTGTCCAACACTGCAGGGGGGGCCCCATTGAGGTTATGTGCCAATTTGAGAATGTTCCCATTGTTAATGCATTCTTTAACTAAGCATATGGCATTTAGATCTGGTATTGTCCCAAGTGACCATCGCGCCTCGGCCTTGAACAACTTAGAATCATTACCTTTGAAATATCTAATCAAAAACATCTACCCTGATGTTTATTCGCTGCATGATATGGCTGATGAGGCTGGGTTACCAGTGCAAACTGAAGATGGTGAAGCTACTGGCACAATTGTTTTGCCTCAACCAATCAATGCTACCTCTTCGTTGTTTGAAAGATACGGTCTATACTTGATAGATAATGGTAACGAATTGTTTTTGTGGATGGGTGGTGACGCTGTACCAGCGCTAGTATTCGATGTGTTTGGAACACAGGATATCTTTGACATTCCAATTGGCAAACAGGAAATACCTGTTGTTGAAAATTCTGAATTCAATCAAAGAGTAAGAAACATTATCAACCAATTGAGAAACCATGATGATGTCATCACTTACCAATCATTGTATATTGTTAGGGGTGCCTCTTTGAGCGAGCCCGTTAACCATGCATCTGCTAGGGAAGTTGCAACGCTAAGACTATGGGCTTCTAGCACCTTAGTGGAGGATaagattttgaataacGAAAGTTACAGAGAATTCTTACAAATCATGAAAGCCAGAATTAGCAAATAA